In Bombus huntii isolate Logan2020A chromosome 3, iyBomHunt1.1, whole genome shotgun sequence, a single genomic region encodes these proteins:
- the LOC126864283 gene encoding uncharacterized protein LOC126864283 isoform X21 yields the protein MWRYRTIGLFALLALLCIDAQAAETRAKRNPHGFHDAAAESSFLKSLAGVGGLGGGLGGGFGGGFGGGFGGGGGGGGGGGGGGFGSGGGFGSGGGFGGSKGGPGCHTGGCAGHGSSGGAGSGAGGGAGGGAGGGAGGGLGTGLGGGLGSGLGGGLGSGLGGGLGSGLGGGLGGGAGGHGAGGHGAGGHGGAGGRPGGGAGGYGGSGAGGGAGGYGGSGAGGGAGGYGGSGAGGGAGGGAGSGAGGGAGGYGGSGPGGGAGGYGGSGAGSSAGSHAGSTGVVKTGGYGGAGGGAGSGGYGSSGAGGGAGGRGGGAGGYGGAGAGGGAGGYGGAGAGGGAGGYGGLGGGAGAGGHGGAGAGGGAGGFGGAGAGGGAGGYGGSGAGGGAGGYGGAGAGGGAGGLGGSGGYGGYRGAGATSSATANANANANAYAAASASANAHALANSNAHASATANANAGAGLGGGYGGYDGYGGPGGHGVDLFSRMGDINEGVNKSGAVDKAKGVYSSSAANIDSTGKGSYKVSAGKV from the exons ATGTGGAGGTATCGAACGATCGGGCTTTTTGCCTTGCTGGCACTTCTCTGCATTGACGCACAAG ctGCAGAGACCAGAGCGAAACGTAACCCTCACGGATTTCACGATGCAGCCGCTGAAAGCAGTTTCCTGAAATCTCTTGCTGGTGTGGGTGGATTAGGTGGTGGATTAGGTGGTGGATTTGGCGGAGGATTTGGCGGAGGTTTCGGCGGAGGTGGCGGTGGAGGCGGAGGTGGAGGTGGTGGCGGATTTGGTAGTGGTGGAGGATTCGGTTCTGGTGGTGGTTTTGGTGGCTCCAAGGGAGGACCTGGCTGCCATACCGGAGGTTGCGCTGGCCACGGCAGTAGTGGTGGTGCCGGAAGTGGTGCAGGAGGTGGTGCCGGAGGTGGTGCCGGAGGTGGTGCCGGAGGTGGCCTAGGAACTGGCTTAGGAGGTGGCCTAGGAAGTGGTCTAGGAGGTGGCCTAGGAAGTGGTCTAGGAGGTGGCCTAGGAAGCGGTCTAGGAGGTGGCCTAGGAGGTGGAGCTGGCGGGCACGGTGCAGGCGGGCACGGTGCAGGCGGGCACGGAGGAGCTGGTGGTCGCCCTGGCGGTGGAGCCGGAGGATATGGTGGCTCCGGAGCTGGAGGTGGCGCTGGAGGATACGGTGGCTCCGGAGCTGGAGGTGGTGCTGGAGGATACGGAGGATCTGGCGCTGGCGGTGGTGCTGGCGGTGGGGCTGGAAGTGGTGCTGGAGGTGGCGCTGGAGGATACGGAGGATCTGGCCCTGGGGGTGGCGCCGGAGGATACGGCGGCTCTGGAGCTGGAAGTAGCGCCGGGAGTCATGCGG GGTCGACTGGAGTAGTAAAAACTGGTGGATATGGTGGCGCAGGCGGCGGAGCTGGAAGTGGTGGTTACGGTAGTTCAGGTGCCGGAGGTGGTGCTGGCGGACGTGGTGGTGGAGCTGGAGGATATGGTGGTGCAGGCGCCGGTGGTGGAGCTGGAGGATATGGTGGTGCAGGCGCCGGTGGTGGAGCTGGAG GTTATGGTGGCCTAGGCGGTGGTGCTGGTGCTGGCGGACACGGTGGAGCAGGTGCCGGAGGTGGAGCAGGCGGATTTGGTGGAGCTG GCGCCGGTGGTGGAGCTGGAGGATATGGTGGATCAGGCGCCGGTGGTGGAGCTGGCGGATACGGTGGAGCAGGTGCTGGAGGTGGAGCAGGTGGTCTAGGCGGAAGCGGTGGTTATGGTGGTTATAGAGGGGCAGGCGCCACTTCCAGTGCCACCGCCAATGCCAACGCCAACGCGAATGCTTATGCAGCTGCGAGTGCCAGTGCTAATGCACATGCTCTTGCTAATTCAAATGCGCATGCATCCGCCACTGCGAACGCAAACGCTGGTGCCGGTCTCGGAGGAGGATACGGCGGTTACGATGGTTACGGTGGTCCCGGTGGACATGGAGTCGA TCTTTTTTCCCGTATGGGCGATATCAACGAAGGAGTGAATAAGAGCGGAGCCGTGGACAAAGCCAAAGGTGTCTACAGCAGTAGTGCAGCCAACATCGATTCTACTGGAAAGGGATCATACAAAGTATCGGCTGGAAAAGTCTAA
- the LOC126864283 gene encoding uncharacterized protein LOC126864283 isoform X3, protein MWRYRTIGLFALLALLCIDAQAAETRAKRNPHGFHDAAAESSFLKSLAGVGGLGGGLGGGFGGGFGGGFGGGGGGGGGGGGGGFGSGGGFGSGGGFGGSKGGPGCHTGGCAGHGSSGGAGSGAGGGAGGGAGGGAGGGLGTGLGGGLGSGLGGGLGSGLGGGLGSGLGGGLGGGAGGHGAGGHGAGGHGGAGGRPGGGAGGYGGSGAGGGAGGYGGSGAGGGAGGYGGSGAGGGAGGGAGSGAGGGAGGYGGSGPGGGAGGYGGSGAGSSAGSHAGSTGVVKTGGYGGAGGGAGSGGYGSSGAGGGAGGRGGGAGGYGGAGAGGGAGGYGGAGAGGGAGGYGGLGGGTGAGGHGGAGSGAGGYGGSGAGGGAGAGGGAGGYGGLGGGAGAGGHGGAGAGAGGYGGSGAGGGAGAGGGAGGYGGLGGGAGAGGHGGAGAGGGAGGFGGAGAGGGASGHGGAGAGGGAGGYGGAGAGGGAGGLGGSGGYGGYRGAGATSSATANANANANAYAAASASANAHALANSNAHASATANANAGAGLGGGYGGYDGYGGPGGHGVDLFSRMGDINEGVNKSGAVDKAKGVYSSSAANIDSTGKGSYKVSAGKV, encoded by the exons ATGTGGAGGTATCGAACGATCGGGCTTTTTGCCTTGCTGGCACTTCTCTGCATTGACGCACAAG ctGCAGAGACCAGAGCGAAACGTAACCCTCACGGATTTCACGATGCAGCCGCTGAAAGCAGTTTCCTGAAATCTCTTGCTGGTGTGGGTGGATTAGGTGGTGGATTAGGTGGTGGATTTGGCGGAGGATTTGGCGGAGGTTTCGGCGGAGGTGGCGGTGGAGGCGGAGGTGGAGGTGGTGGCGGATTTGGTAGTGGTGGAGGATTCGGTTCTGGTGGTGGTTTTGGTGGCTCCAAGGGAGGACCTGGCTGCCATACCGGAGGTTGCGCTGGCCACGGCAGTAGTGGTGGTGCCGGAAGTGGTGCAGGAGGTGGTGCCGGAGGTGGTGCCGGAGGTGGTGCCGGAGGTGGCCTAGGAACTGGCTTAGGAGGTGGCCTAGGAAGTGGTCTAGGAGGTGGCCTAGGAAGTGGTCTAGGAGGTGGCCTAGGAAGCGGTCTAGGAGGTGGCCTAGGAGGTGGAGCTGGCGGGCACGGTGCAGGCGGGCACGGTGCAGGCGGGCACGGAGGAGCTGGTGGTCGCCCTGGCGGTGGAGCCGGAGGATATGGTGGCTCCGGAGCTGGAGGTGGCGCTGGAGGATACGGTGGCTCCGGAGCTGGAGGTGGTGCTGGAGGATACGGAGGATCTGGCGCTGGCGGTGGTGCTGGCGGTGGGGCTGGAAGTGGTGCTGGAGGTGGCGCTGGAGGATACGGAGGATCTGGCCCTGGGGGTGGCGCCGGAGGATACGGCGGCTCTGGAGCTGGAAGTAGCGCCGGGAGTCATGCGG GGTCGACTGGAGTAGTAAAAACTGGTGGATATGGTGGCGCAGGCGGCGGAGCTGGAAGTGGTGGTTACGGTAGTTCAGGTGCCGGAGGTGGTGCTGGCGGACGTGGTGGTGGAGCTGGAGGATATGGTGGTGCAGGCGCCGGTGGTGGAGCTGGAGGATATGGTGGTGCAGGCGCCGGTGGTGGAGCTGGAGGTTATGGTGGCCTAGGCGGTGGTACTGGTGCTGGTGGACACGGTGGCGCCGGTAGTGGAGCTGGAGGTTACGGTGGTTCAGGTGCCGGAGGTGGTGCAGGCGCCGGTGGTGGAGCTGGAGGTTATGGTGGTCTAGGCGGTGGTGCTGGTGCTGGTGGACACGGTGGAGCAGGTGCTGGAGCTGGAGGTTACGGTGGTTCAGGTGCCGGAGGTGGCGCAGGCGCCGGTGGTGGAGCTGGAGGTTATGGTGGCCTAGGCGGTGGTGCTGGTGCTGGCGGACACGGTGGAGCAGGTGCCGGAGGTGGAGCAGGCGGATTTGGTGGAGCTGGTGCTGGAGGTGGAGCTAGTGGACACGGCGGCGCAG GCGCCGGTGGTGGAGCTGGCGGATACGGTGGAGCAGGTGCTGGAGGTGGAGCAGGTGGTCTAGGCGGAAGCGGTGGTTATGGTGGTTATAGAGGGGCAGGCGCCACTTCCAGTGCCACCGCCAATGCCAACGCCAACGCGAATGCTTATGCAGCTGCGAGTGCCAGTGCTAATGCACATGCTCTTGCTAATTCAAATGCGCATGCATCCGCCACTGCGAACGCAAACGCTGGTGCCGGTCTCGGAGGAGGATACGGCGGTTACGATGGTTACGGTGGTCCCGGTGGACATGGAGTCGA TCTTTTTTCCCGTATGGGCGATATCAACGAAGGAGTGAATAAGAGCGGAGCCGTGGACAAAGCCAAAGGTGTCTACAGCAGTAGTGCAGCCAACATCGATTCTACTGGAAAGGGATCATACAAAGTATCGGCTGGAAAAGTCTAA
- the LOC126864283 gene encoding uncharacterized protein LOC126864283 isoform X5 has product MWRYRTIGLFALLALLCIDAQAAETRAKRNPHGFHDAAAESSFLKSLAGVGGLGGGLGGGFGGGFGGGFGGGGGGGGGGGGGGFGSGGGFGSGGGFGGSKGGPGCHTGGCAGHGSSGGAGSGAGGGAGGGAGGGAGGGLGTGLGGGLGSGLGGGLGSGLGGGLGSGLGGGLGGGAGGHGAGGHGAGGHGGAGGRPGGGAGGYGGSGAGGGAGGYGGSGAGGGAGGYGGSGAGGGAGGGAGSGAGGGAGGYGGSGPGGGAGGYGGSGAGSSAGSHAGSTGVVKTGGYGGAGGGAGSGGYGSSGAGGGAGGRGGGAGGYGGAGAGGGAGGYGGAGAGGGAGGYGGLGGGTGAGGHGGAGSGAGGYGGSGAGGGAGAGGGAGGYGGLGGGAGAGGHGGAGAGAGGYGGSGAGGGAGAGGGAGGYGGLGGGAGAGGHGGAGAGGGAGGFGGAGAGGGAGGYGGSGAGGGAGGYGGAGAGGGAGGLGGSGGYGGYRGAGATSSATANANANANAYAAASASANAHALANSNAHASATANANAGAGLGGGYGGYDGYGGPGGHGVDLFSRMGDINEGVNKSGAVDKAKGVYSSSAANIDSTGKGSYKVSAGKV; this is encoded by the exons ATGTGGAGGTATCGAACGATCGGGCTTTTTGCCTTGCTGGCACTTCTCTGCATTGACGCACAAG ctGCAGAGACCAGAGCGAAACGTAACCCTCACGGATTTCACGATGCAGCCGCTGAAAGCAGTTTCCTGAAATCTCTTGCTGGTGTGGGTGGATTAGGTGGTGGATTAGGTGGTGGATTTGGCGGAGGATTTGGCGGAGGTTTCGGCGGAGGTGGCGGTGGAGGCGGAGGTGGAGGTGGTGGCGGATTTGGTAGTGGTGGAGGATTCGGTTCTGGTGGTGGTTTTGGTGGCTCCAAGGGAGGACCTGGCTGCCATACCGGAGGTTGCGCTGGCCACGGCAGTAGTGGTGGTGCCGGAAGTGGTGCAGGAGGTGGTGCCGGAGGTGGTGCCGGAGGTGGTGCCGGAGGTGGCCTAGGAACTGGCTTAGGAGGTGGCCTAGGAAGTGGTCTAGGAGGTGGCCTAGGAAGTGGTCTAGGAGGTGGCCTAGGAAGCGGTCTAGGAGGTGGCCTAGGAGGTGGAGCTGGCGGGCACGGTGCAGGCGGGCACGGTGCAGGCGGGCACGGAGGAGCTGGTGGTCGCCCTGGCGGTGGAGCCGGAGGATATGGTGGCTCCGGAGCTGGAGGTGGCGCTGGAGGATACGGTGGCTCCGGAGCTGGAGGTGGTGCTGGAGGATACGGAGGATCTGGCGCTGGCGGTGGTGCTGGCGGTGGGGCTGGAAGTGGTGCTGGAGGTGGCGCTGGAGGATACGGAGGATCTGGCCCTGGGGGTGGCGCCGGAGGATACGGCGGCTCTGGAGCTGGAAGTAGCGCCGGGAGTCATGCGG GGTCGACTGGAGTAGTAAAAACTGGTGGATATGGTGGCGCAGGCGGCGGAGCTGGAAGTGGTGGTTACGGTAGTTCAGGTGCCGGAGGTGGTGCTGGCGGACGTGGTGGTGGAGCTGGAGGATATGGTGGTGCAGGCGCCGGTGGTGGAGCTGGAGGATATGGTGGTGCAGGCGCCGGTGGTGGAGCTGGAGGTTATGGTGGCCTAGGCGGTGGTACTGGTGCTGGTGGACACGGTGGCGCCGGTAGTGGAGCTGGAGGTTACGGTGGTTCAGGTGCCGGAGGTGGTGCAGGCGCCGGTGGTGGAGCTGGAGGTTATGGTGGTCTAGGCGGTGGTGCTGGTGCTGGTGGACACGGTGGAGCAGGTGCTGGAGCTGGAGGTTACGGTGGTTCAGGTGCCGGAGGTGGCGCAGGCGCCGGTGGTGGAGCTGGAGGTTATGGTGGCCTAGGCGGTGGTGCTGGTGCTGGCGGACACGGTGGAGCAGGTGCCGGAGGTGGAGCAGGCGGATTTGGTGGAGCTG GCGCCGGTGGTGGAGCTGGAGGATATGGTGGATCAGGCGCCGGTGGTGGAGCTGGCGGATACGGTGGAGCAGGTGCTGGAGGTGGAGCAGGTGGTCTAGGCGGAAGCGGTGGTTATGGTGGTTATAGAGGGGCAGGCGCCACTTCCAGTGCCACCGCCAATGCCAACGCCAACGCGAATGCTTATGCAGCTGCGAGTGCCAGTGCTAATGCACATGCTCTTGCTAATTCAAATGCGCATGCATCCGCCACTGCGAACGCAAACGCTGGTGCCGGTCTCGGAGGAGGATACGGCGGTTACGATGGTTACGGTGGTCCCGGTGGACATGGAGTCGA TCTTTTTTCCCGTATGGGCGATATCAACGAAGGAGTGAATAAGAGCGGAGCCGTGGACAAAGCCAAAGGTGTCTACAGCAGTAGTGCAGCCAACATCGATTCTACTGGAAAGGGATCATACAAAGTATCGGCTGGAAAAGTCTAA
- the LOC126864283 gene encoding uncharacterized protein LOC126864283 isoform X20, protein MWRYRTIGLFALLALLCIDAQAAETRAKRNPHGFHDAAAESSFLKSLAGVGGLGGGLGGGFGGGFGGGFGGGGGGGGGGGGGGFGSGGGFGSGGGFGGSKGGPGCHTGGCAGHGSSGGAGSGAGGGAGGGAGGGAGGGLGTGLGGGLGSGLGGGLGSGLGGGLGSGLGGGLGGGAGGHGAGGHGAGGHGGAGGRPGGGAGGYGGSGAGGGAGGYGGSGAGGGAGGYGGSGAGGGAGGGAGSGAGGGAGGYGGSGPGGGAGGYGGSGAGSSAGSHAGSTGVVKTGGYGGAGAGGGAGGYGGLGGGAGAGGHGGAGAGAGGYGGSGAGGGAGAGGGAGGYGGLGGGAGAGGHGGAGAGGGAGGFGGAGAGGGASGHGGAGAGGGAGGYGGAGAGGGAGGYGGAGAGGGAGGLGGSGGYGGYRGAGATSSATANANANANAYAAASASANAHALANSNAHASATANANAGAGLGGGYGGYDGYGGPGGHGVDLFSRMGDINEGVNKSGAVDKAKGVYSSSAANIDSTGKGSYKVSAGKV, encoded by the exons ATGTGGAGGTATCGAACGATCGGGCTTTTTGCCTTGCTGGCACTTCTCTGCATTGACGCACAAG ctGCAGAGACCAGAGCGAAACGTAACCCTCACGGATTTCACGATGCAGCCGCTGAAAGCAGTTTCCTGAAATCTCTTGCTGGTGTGGGTGGATTAGGTGGTGGATTAGGTGGTGGATTTGGCGGAGGATTTGGCGGAGGTTTCGGCGGAGGTGGCGGTGGAGGCGGAGGTGGAGGTGGTGGCGGATTTGGTAGTGGTGGAGGATTCGGTTCTGGTGGTGGTTTTGGTGGCTCCAAGGGAGGACCTGGCTGCCATACCGGAGGTTGCGCTGGCCACGGCAGTAGTGGTGGTGCCGGAAGTGGTGCAGGAGGTGGTGCCGGAGGTGGTGCCGGAGGTGGTGCCGGAGGTGGCCTAGGAACTGGCTTAGGAGGTGGCCTAGGAAGTGGTCTAGGAGGTGGCCTAGGAAGTGGTCTAGGAGGTGGCCTAGGAAGCGGTCTAGGAGGTGGCCTAGGAGGTGGAGCTGGCGGGCACGGTGCAGGCGGGCACGGTGCAGGCGGGCACGGAGGAGCTGGTGGTCGCCCTGGCGGTGGAGCCGGAGGATATGGTGGCTCCGGAGCTGGAGGTGGCGCTGGAGGATACGGTGGCTCCGGAGCTGGAGGTGGTGCTGGAGGATACGGAGGATCTGGCGCTGGCGGTGGTGCTGGCGGTGGGGCTGGAAGTGGTGCTGGAGGTGGCGCTGGAGGATACGGAGGATCTGGCCCTGGGGGTGGCGCCGGAGGATACGGCGGCTCTGGAGCTGGAAGTAGCGCCGGGAGTCATGCGG GGTCGACTGGAGTAGTAAAAACTGGTGGATATG GTGGTGCAGGCGCCGGTGGTGGAGCTGGAGGTTATGGTGGTCTAGGCGGTGGTGCTGGTGCTGGTGGACACGGTGGAGCAGGTGCTGGAGCTGGAGGTTACGGTGGTTCAGGTGCCGGAGGTGGCGCAGGCGCCGGTGGTGGAGCTGGAGGTTATGGTGGCCTAGGCGGTGGTGCTGGTGCTGGCGGACACGGTGGAGCAGGTGCCGGAGGTGGAGCAGGCGGATTTGGTGGAGCTGGTGCTGGAGGTGGAGCTAGTGGACACGGCGGCGCAGGTGCCGGTGGTGGAGCTGGAGGATATGGTGGCGCAG GCGCCGGTGGTGGAGCTGGCGGATACGGTGGAGCAGGTGCTGGAGGTGGAGCAGGTGGTCTAGGCGGAAGCGGTGGTTATGGTGGTTATAGAGGGGCAGGCGCCACTTCCAGTGCCACCGCCAATGCCAACGCCAACGCGAATGCTTATGCAGCTGCGAGTGCCAGTGCTAATGCACATGCTCTTGCTAATTCAAATGCGCATGCATCCGCCACTGCGAACGCAAACGCTGGTGCCGGTCTCGGAGGAGGATACGGCGGTTACGATGGTTACGGTGGTCCCGGTGGACATGGAGTCGA TCTTTTTTCCCGTATGGGCGATATCAACGAAGGAGTGAATAAGAGCGGAGCCGTGGACAAAGCCAAAGGTGTCTACAGCAGTAGTGCAGCCAACATCGATTCTACTGGAAAGGGATCATACAAAGTATCGGCTGGAAAAGTCTAA
- the LOC126864283 gene encoding uncharacterized protein LOC126864283 isoform X6 — protein sequence MWRYRTIGLFALLALLCIDAQAAETRAKRNPHGFHDAAAESSFLKSLAGVGGLGGGLGGGFGGGFGGGFGGGGGGGGGGGGGGFGSGGGFGSGGGFGGSKGGPGCHTGGCAGHGSSGGAGSGAGGGAGGGAGGGAGGGLGTGLGGGLGSGLGGGLGSGLGGGLGSGLGGGLGGGAGGHGAGGHGAGGHGGAGGRPGGGAGGYGGSGAGGGAGGYGGSGAGGGAGGYGGSGAGGGAGGGAGSGAGGGAGGYGGSGPGGGAGGYGGSGAGSSAGSHAGSTGVVKTGGYGGAGGGAGSGGYGSSGAGGGAGGRGGGAGGYGGAGAGGGAGGYGGAGAGGGAGGYGGLGGGTGAGGHGGAGSGAGGYGGSGAGGGAGAGGGAGGYGGLGGGAGAGGHGGAGAGAGGYGGSGAGGGAGAGGGAGGYGGLGGGAGAGGHGGAGAGGGAGGFGGAGAGGGAGGYGGAGAGGGAGGYGGAGAGGGAGGLGGSGGYGGYRGAGATSSATANANANANAYAAASASANAHALANSNAHASATANANAGAGLGGGYGGYDGYGGPGGHGVDLFSRMGDINEGVNKSGAVDKAKGVYSSSAANIDSTGKGSYKVSAGKV from the exons ATGTGGAGGTATCGAACGATCGGGCTTTTTGCCTTGCTGGCACTTCTCTGCATTGACGCACAAG ctGCAGAGACCAGAGCGAAACGTAACCCTCACGGATTTCACGATGCAGCCGCTGAAAGCAGTTTCCTGAAATCTCTTGCTGGTGTGGGTGGATTAGGTGGTGGATTAGGTGGTGGATTTGGCGGAGGATTTGGCGGAGGTTTCGGCGGAGGTGGCGGTGGAGGCGGAGGTGGAGGTGGTGGCGGATTTGGTAGTGGTGGAGGATTCGGTTCTGGTGGTGGTTTTGGTGGCTCCAAGGGAGGACCTGGCTGCCATACCGGAGGTTGCGCTGGCCACGGCAGTAGTGGTGGTGCCGGAAGTGGTGCAGGAGGTGGTGCCGGAGGTGGTGCCGGAGGTGGTGCCGGAGGTGGCCTAGGAACTGGCTTAGGAGGTGGCCTAGGAAGTGGTCTAGGAGGTGGCCTAGGAAGTGGTCTAGGAGGTGGCCTAGGAAGCGGTCTAGGAGGTGGCCTAGGAGGTGGAGCTGGCGGGCACGGTGCAGGCGGGCACGGTGCAGGCGGGCACGGAGGAGCTGGTGGTCGCCCTGGCGGTGGAGCCGGAGGATATGGTGGCTCCGGAGCTGGAGGTGGCGCTGGAGGATACGGTGGCTCCGGAGCTGGAGGTGGTGCTGGAGGATACGGAGGATCTGGCGCTGGCGGTGGTGCTGGCGGTGGGGCTGGAAGTGGTGCTGGAGGTGGCGCTGGAGGATACGGAGGATCTGGCCCTGGGGGTGGCGCCGGAGGATACGGCGGCTCTGGAGCTGGAAGTAGCGCCGGGAGTCATGCGG GGTCGACTGGAGTAGTAAAAACTGGTGGATATGGTGGCGCAGGCGGCGGAGCTGGAAGTGGTGGTTACGGTAGTTCAGGTGCCGGAGGTGGTGCTGGCGGACGTGGTGGTGGAGCTGGAGGATATGGTGGTGCAGGCGCCGGTGGTGGAGCTGGAGGATATGGTGGTGCAGGCGCCGGTGGTGGAGCTGGAGGTTATGGTGGCCTAGGCGGTGGTACTGGTGCTGGTGGACACGGTGGCGCCGGTAGTGGAGCTGGAGGTTACGGTGGTTCAGGTGCCGGAGGTGGTGCAGGCGCCGGTGGTGGAGCTGGAGGTTATGGTGGTCTAGGCGGTGGTGCTGGTGCTGGTGGACACGGTGGAGCAGGTGCTGGAGCTGGAGGTTACGGTGGTTCAGGTGCCGGAGGTGGCGCAGGCGCCGGTGGTGGAGCTGGAGGTTATGGTGGCCTAGGCGGTGGTGCTGGTGCTGGCGGACACGGTGGAGCAGGTGCCGGAGGTGGAGCAGGCGGATTTGGTGGAGCTG GTGCCGGTGGTGGAGCTGGAGGATATGGTGGCGCAG GCGCCGGTGGTGGAGCTGGCGGATACGGTGGAGCAGGTGCTGGAGGTGGAGCAGGTGGTCTAGGCGGAAGCGGTGGTTATGGTGGTTATAGAGGGGCAGGCGCCACTTCCAGTGCCACCGCCAATGCCAACGCCAACGCGAATGCTTATGCAGCTGCGAGTGCCAGTGCTAATGCACATGCTCTTGCTAATTCAAATGCGCATGCATCCGCCACTGCGAACGCAAACGCTGGTGCCGGTCTCGGAGGAGGATACGGCGGTTACGATGGTTACGGTGGTCCCGGTGGACATGGAGTCGA TCTTTTTTCCCGTATGGGCGATATCAACGAAGGAGTGAATAAGAGCGGAGCCGTGGACAAAGCCAAAGGTGTCTACAGCAGTAGTGCAGCCAACATCGATTCTACTGGAAAGGGATCATACAAAGTATCGGCTGGAAAAGTCTAA
- the LOC126864283 gene encoding uncharacterized protein LOC126864283 isoform X7 has product MWRYRTIGLFALLALLCIDAQAAETRAKRNPHGFHDAAAESSFLKSLAGVGGLGGGLGGGFGGGFGGGFGGGGGGGGGGGGGGFGSGGGFGSGGGFGGSKGGPGCHTGGCAGHGSSGGAGSGAGGGAGGGAGGGAGGGLGTGLGGGLGSGLGGGLGSGLGGGLGSGLGGGLGGGAGGHGAGGHGAGGHGGAGGRPGGGAGGYGGSGAGGGAGGYGGSGAGGGAGGYGGSGAGGGAGGGAGSGAGGGAGGYGGSGPGGGAGGYGGSGAGSSAGSHAGSTGVVKTGGYGGAGGGAGSGGYGSSGAGGGAGGRGGGAGGYGGAGAGGGAGGYGGAGAGGGAGGYGGSGAGGGAGAGGGAGGYGGLGGGAGAGGHGGAGAGAGGYGGSGAGGGAGAGGGAGGYGGLGGGAGAGGHGGAGAGGGAGGFGGAGAGGGASGHGGAGAGGGAGGYGGAGAGGGAGGYGGAGAGGGAGGLGGSGGYGGYRGAGATSSATANANANANAYAAASASANAHALANSNAHASATANANAGAGLGGGYGGYDGYGGPGGHGVDLFSRMGDINEGVNKSGAVDKAKGVYSSSAANIDSTGKGSYKVSAGKV; this is encoded by the exons ATGTGGAGGTATCGAACGATCGGGCTTTTTGCCTTGCTGGCACTTCTCTGCATTGACGCACAAG ctGCAGAGACCAGAGCGAAACGTAACCCTCACGGATTTCACGATGCAGCCGCTGAAAGCAGTTTCCTGAAATCTCTTGCTGGTGTGGGTGGATTAGGTGGTGGATTAGGTGGTGGATTTGGCGGAGGATTTGGCGGAGGTTTCGGCGGAGGTGGCGGTGGAGGCGGAGGTGGAGGTGGTGGCGGATTTGGTAGTGGTGGAGGATTCGGTTCTGGTGGTGGTTTTGGTGGCTCCAAGGGAGGACCTGGCTGCCATACCGGAGGTTGCGCTGGCCACGGCAGTAGTGGTGGTGCCGGAAGTGGTGCAGGAGGTGGTGCCGGAGGTGGTGCCGGAGGTGGTGCCGGAGGTGGCCTAGGAACTGGCTTAGGAGGTGGCCTAGGAAGTGGTCTAGGAGGTGGCCTAGGAAGTGGTCTAGGAGGTGGCCTAGGAAGCGGTCTAGGAGGTGGCCTAGGAGGTGGAGCTGGCGGGCACGGTGCAGGCGGGCACGGTGCAGGCGGGCACGGAGGAGCTGGTGGTCGCCCTGGCGGTGGAGCCGGAGGATATGGTGGCTCCGGAGCTGGAGGTGGCGCTGGAGGATACGGTGGCTCCGGAGCTGGAGGTGGTGCTGGAGGATACGGAGGATCTGGCGCTGGCGGTGGTGCTGGCGGTGGGGCTGGAAGTGGTGCTGGAGGTGGCGCTGGAGGATACGGAGGATCTGGCCCTGGGGGTGGCGCCGGAGGATACGGCGGCTCTGGAGCTGGAAGTAGCGCCGGGAGTCATGCGG GGTCGACTGGAGTAGTAAAAACTGGTGGATATGGTGGCGCAGGCGGCGGAGCTGGAAGTGGTGGTTACGGTAGTTCAGGTGCCGGAGGTGGTGCTGGCGGACGTGGTGGTGGAGCTGGAGGATATGGTGGTGCAGGCGCCGGTGGTGGAGCTGGAGGATATGGTGGTGCAGGCGCCGGTGGTGGAGCTGGAG GTTACGGTGGTTCAGGTGCCGGAGGTGGTGCAGGCGCCGGTGGTGGAGCTGGAGGTTATGGTGGTCTAGGCGGTGGTGCTGGTGCTGGTGGACACGGTGGAGCAGGTGCTGGAGCTGGAGGTTACGGTGGTTCAGGTGCCGGAGGTGGCGCAGGCGCCGGTGGTGGAGCTGGAGGTTATGGTGGCCTAGGCGGTGGTGCTGGTGCTGGCGGACACGGTGGAGCAGGTGCCGGAGGTGGAGCAGGCGGATTTGGTGGAGCTGGTGCTGGAGGTGGAGCTAGTGGACACGGCGGCGCAGGTGCCGGTGGTGGAGCTGGAGGATATGGTGGCGCAG GCGCCGGTGGTGGAGCTGGCGGATACGGTGGAGCAGGTGCTGGAGGTGGAGCAGGTGGTCTAGGCGGAAGCGGTGGTTATGGTGGTTATAGAGGGGCAGGCGCCACTTCCAGTGCCACCGCCAATGCCAACGCCAACGCGAATGCTTATGCAGCTGCGAGTGCCAGTGCTAATGCACATGCTCTTGCTAATTCAAATGCGCATGCATCCGCCACTGCGAACGCAAACGCTGGTGCCGGTCTCGGAGGAGGATACGGCGGTTACGATGGTTACGGTGGTCCCGGTGGACATGGAGTCGA TCTTTTTTCCCGTATGGGCGATATCAACGAAGGAGTGAATAAGAGCGGAGCCGTGGACAAAGCCAAAGGTGTCTACAGCAGTAGTGCAGCCAACATCGATTCTACTGGAAAGGGATCATACAAAGTATCGGCTGGAAAAGTCTAA